The region AAATCAGCTCTCTACGGAAACGAGAAAGCGCCTTATGGTGATGGGTATTTTGCCGCAAACCGAGATTACCTTAGTACGCCGAGCACCGATGGGAGACCCTTTACAGGTCGAGGTTCGTGGCGTTTCTGTCGCGTTACGTGAAAGCATCGCAGCATCAATCGAAGTGGAGCGCCGCTAATGCAGTATCAAGTGTTAACAGTAGGTAACCCAAACAGTGGTAAAACCACGCTTTTCAATGGCCTAACCGGTGCTAAGCAGCAGGTAGGTAACTGGGCTGGTGTGACTGTAGAGAAAAAAACCG is a window of Vibrio porteresiae DSM 19223 DNA encoding:
- a CDS encoding FeoA family protein — its product is MKLSELKSGETVTVTALNQLSTETRKRLMVMGILPQTEITLVRRAPMGDPLQVEVRGVSVALRESIAASIEVERR